CGGGTTTGGGGGTGATGGGGGCTTTGGGCAGCCGGGAGAGATGATTCCTGGAGCGAGTGGGAAACTTTTGTGGGAGCAAAGGGATGGGGACGGAGTGGGGACCAGGGGGgatgagggggctgggggtggcaggggacagggTGCTCGGGCATACGGCTTGGTCCCCCCCTCCATGGTCCCCTGTGCTGCAGCTCCTCgctgggctcagccccggggggggccgggggctgttACCGCTCACCCAGGGTGGTCACAGCATCTCCCGAGGGGCCGCGCTGGGGCCAGCGCCCGGCCACGTGCCCTGGGTGGGCTGGATGAGGCCTCGAGGAAGAGCTCGGCTACGAGGCCGCTGCTCCCTGagcgccccccagcccccccagccccgtgtccGGAGGTGACGTCCCAGCCCTGAGCATCACGCGGGTGCGGGGTGGCCCAGGCGGGTGCTGCCAGGGCTTCACCCATCCCGCACCCAGCAAGGGGCGAAATGGGGAAATGGTGCCTTGGGGACTTTCGGCGtggctgcggggggcgggggaTGAACCGCGACAGCCCTGGGCGTGGGGGGTGGCACCGTGGTGGCCCTGCAAAGTGTTTCCCttcctgctggtgctgggggtgaCGGCTGAACTGGGATGACGTGCTGGGGGTGACAGCTGGACTGGGATGACGTGCTGGGGGTGACGGTTGGACTGGGATGAGGTGCTGGGTGTGACAGTCGGACTGGGATGAGGTGCTGGGGGTGATGGTTGGACTGGGATGACGTGCTGGGGGTGACAGCCAGACTGGGATGAGGTGCTGGGGGTGACAGCTGGACTGGGATGAGGTGCTGGGGGTGACGGCTGGACTGGGATGAGGTGCTGGGGGTGACAGCCGGACTGGGATGAGGTGCTGGGGTGATGGTTGGACTGGGGTGAGGTGCTGGGGTGACTGGGATGCTCCCACCCAGGCCCTGTGGCTGGAGCAGGCGAACGGCTCCAGAACCCCGTCCCCTGTGGCTGCGGGGGGtctgcccaggctgggggggtcCTTGTCCCCAGCCAGGAcctgtgctggggagggcagaggacGAGGGACCCGGTGGCCTCTGTGGGAGCCGGGGGAGCCCGGAATCCTTTGGGTCCTGCGGGAAGAGGGGACTCCCTGGGGGGACACGGTCACCCCCTTTGCTCGGGGGCTGTaggatggggaggggatggggaatcACGTCCCTAtgggtggggggggacagaggaGCCCGTTCCCCAGACCCAGGCTCTGGAAATCGTCCGCCCCGGCGCGTGCCCAGCGGTGGTTCAGCTCCGGTGCCTTATCTCAGCCCCGGCAGCTCTTCCGTTCCCTCCGGCAGCTCCAACtttgtccgtcccccccccccccccctccccggagcAGCGGGTGCCCATCACCAACACCCAGGCACGGACAGAGCACCCATGGGCCACCCAGAGCCCACCCCCAACCCCCATGGAGCACCCCATGGGTAGGAGGTGAAGGAGACCCCCCCCCAGCATCTTCCCAGCTCTTCTTGTCCCTGCAGGGagacccccggcccccccccggcgccATGGAGGGCGCGTCCGTGCTCAGCCCTTCCTGGTGGCAGAAGCGACGCGCGTGGGCCCGGCAGAGCCGCTGCTGGCGGACCACcgtggtggaggaggaggtggccaCCGCCATGCACGACGGCCCCGAGCTGCAGCCAACCCACCTAGACGACGTCTTCCTTGAAGGTCGGGGGGGGGAACCCCAGGGGTGCACGTGGCATGGGGGTCCCCAAGTGCTGGGTCATCTCATGGGtgtttctctcccccccccccccttccccattcTAGGAAGCCCCTCCAGCAAGATAGAGACGTGGCTGCGGGAGTGTGGGTGAGCcacgggaggggcggggggggcattCCCACGCCATTCCCACGGGGATTTCGGTGTCACCGAGGGTGGTGGGACGATGCTCACGCTTGGCCCTGCCTGGAAGTCGTGGGGGATGGCGGGATGATGGCATGTgtatgtgtcccccccccaccgcgTCCTCCCCACTCCCTGCTCGCCCCCACGCAGGAAACACACGTGACTCACGGCTCTGCCACACGCTGGGGACAGGTGACAGTCCCGGTGTCACACGGGTGCCTCCAGGAAACCCCCGGCTGGGCTGTGACAGCAGGGTGGTGGCATCGTCCCTCTGCATTGTGCTGGGGGGGTTTTCCAGGGGTCTGGGGTCCCTGGGATTGGGGGTCTGTGAGGGGACACCCCCCCGCTCTTGAGCATCCCCTGTCTCCTCGCTCGCACCCTGCGCCCCatcgtccccgtccccgtccccgtccccaccGCCCGTCCTGCCACGCTCAGGTCACCCGTCCCACCTCCGGCCTcccgggatggggacagggggggacgTCACCGGGGTTTTGCAGGTCGTCGGTGGAGGCCCCGCCAGAGGAGCTGGGTTTGCCGGGCCCCTACGGTACGTCGGCTTTACCCCCGGGGGTGCCCCGGGGTGCTGAGGTTGGGGCTCCCTGTgtgtccccaaatccccccccccccaccccacgggcTGTGCGAGAGATGGGGGGCGATGGGCAGGGAGGTCTTTGGGGACCTCGAGACCCGTCCCCAGCTCCGGGTGTCCCCGCGCCTCGCAAGGTTTTGCTCTCTCGCAGCCTGTGGGAGCAACGGGACCAGCTTCGAGGACGACCTGACCCTGGGAGCTGAAGGTACCGGCCACCCCCGGGTGCGCTGGGGTGTCACCCtctgccatgtcactgtcaccCCACGGGCAGAGCCACCCTGGTGGaggcagggggggctggggacaggcaggagcacCCCCAGAGGGACAGTCACCATCAGTAGCTTTTCCTCCAGGAGGGTTTTGGTGGGGCTGGGTTGTCCCCAagctctgtgtccccccccagacACCAGACTGTGACCTCTGGGGACATCTCCCAGTGTGACGAGCGTGGGACCTGTCCCCAAAACGCCCCGTTTCACTCCCTGTCACTTCTCTGCTCCCTTTTCCCAGCCCTTCTGCTAGTGGGGAGCGACAAAGCCACGGGCAGGTGAGgcttggggtcctgggggaggctggcgggggggttgggggttcACAACAACCCCTTTGCTCAGCCCTGTtgtccccccccgccgcaggGACAAGCGCCTCAGCCTGGGGCACAGCATGGCCTCCAGTGCCCCCTCCAGCCTCACCACCAAGACCAGTTCCAGGtaggagctgggggggggtgggggtgggtttctctgaggggcggggggggtttcTGGGGTCACCCCCTCGTGACATGGGTCCCCGTGGGGCTGATCcggggctgccccccaccccgcagcaTCTCCGAGGTCCTGGAGTGGTGGCAGGAGGACGCTGAGGAGATCCTCTACAACCTGGGCTTCGTGCAGAGCGAGCCGGGGGCCGTGGCCCGTGTCCCCGCGCGCTTCTTCTCGGCGCCTTCCCGCGCCAGGGGCATCGACTTCCAGCTCTTCCTCAAGGCCCAAGTGCGGCGCATGGAGATGGAGGATCCCTGCCTGATGCTGGCCAGTGGGTGACACGCGggtcccccaaccccccccccccccccagcccggggacACACCGAGATGTGGGGTGGGATCCACCGTGCTGGGTTTTGCTCCTTTGGGGTGGTGGGAAAGATGCTCCtgcgcctcagtttccccacttgtGAGCTGGGGGAACACTCCGAGGCCcccccctgctccagctccctgccccaTGTCCCAGCATCCCTCACCCCACAGGCCCCCCCCTGATCCCCCCCATCTCCTCCTGGCTCCTCAGGTCGCTTCCAGCAGGTCCAGGCTCTGGCTGCCACGGCCGACGCTTTCTTCTGCCTCTACTCCTACGTCTCGCGGACGCCCGTGCAGCGCATCTCCCCCTCCCACCTCACCTGGGCTTGTCCCCACGTCCCCGAAATCCGCgtcgcccccccccagcccgctgTCCTCTCACCCGTGGAGCGCCTGAAGAAAGCCGTGGCCACCATGTGCCTCTACACGTCCCCACGGGGCGAGGACAGCCCCCGGGCCACCAGCCAGGTGTCCCCCGAgccccccagccagcccagcgccctggggaaggtggtgcaggaggtgctggagcgggCACGGGAGGACAGATTTCGGTTTGACCCCACCGATGTCCTcgagggctggggaagggacacggggacagcgaAGCACTGGCAGGGAGCGGAGGAGTGTCCCCCAGAGCTGCCGTCACCACGTGTCCCCGCATGTCCCCGTCCCAGCGGTGAGGATGCCCCGGCGTGCTGCGGAGGGGAGCGGGAGCCgtccccaaggccacccctgGCGGGGACATCAGCGGGTGCTGCGTGGGGATGCCTGGAGCCGTCCTGTCCCCACGGCCAGGGGAGCGGTGACAGCCCCATGGCGGGGGCTGGTGATGCTCCGTGTCCCTTTGGAGCAGGACGGCTCCGTGCGGAGGAGCGCCAGCCAGATGACAGCAATGTCACCTTGTCCCCAACGCCGGGTCCCCCGGCCCCCCACGCCGGCTGGATGTGGGTCACCCCTGAGCAGCCAGAGGGGCTGGGATCCGAGGGGGACTCCGGCTTTGGCTCTGGCTCCTGGGGGCCCTCCCCGAGGAGGAAGGCAGGGTCCCACCGGGGTGACCTCCGGGACCCCCCTGCCTCAGACACACCGAGAGCTGGAGGCCACTGGGCTCGGCGGAGCAGGGGCCGGCGCCGGGGGGGCCCCCTGGATGGTCTGCAGTCCCCCAGGAAGGGTCCCTCACCCCAACATCCCAGCTGGCAGGAGCCAGTGGACTCCTTCGAGCTGGAGGAGGTGAGGGGCGATGCCCGGGTGATGGGcacagaggggtggggggggctgggagcGCGGGGGGGTCCCTTTGGCTGCTGGGTGATGCcgggtgagccaggcaggagggagctggagcGGGAAATGTCCCCGGGGCCTGCTCAGGCTTTTAAGGTTTGAATGATTTAAAGCTTCAAATGGAACCTCGCGCAGGGGGGAGCCGGGGTCAGGGGCTCCCCCACGCCTGCGCGGGCTCGCACGGAGGCACCAGCAGCCTTGCACACTCGCTCACACGCACCCGGGTGTGCGCAGCCAGCGACACGCTCACCCCAtgcagctcctcacccaccctgcctgcaggtgctgagccccagcgaggaggaggaggaggaggaggatgatggcGCTGCCCGCGAGGAAGCCGTCCGCTCCCTCCATTCCTCTGTCAGGCTCCGCAGAAGTAAGTTGCGGGGGGGTTTCCCCACCCTTctgggggggtggcggggctgCCAGCCCAGCGGATGCCTGGTGCCAGCgtgtgtccccctgtccccccaccccgcgctGTCCCCCTGCTCCAGGCCTCATGCTGCACACGGGCAGCGGGCAGTCGGACAGCAGCGGCTTCGTGGAGGAGCCGGTTCCCGGCCAGTTGCCCACGGCCCAGCTCCACGGCACCGACCCGAGGGCTTGAGGCCACCAAGGAGGGACCTGGGCTTGccccggggctggcaggagccacGGCTGTGTGTTGGATGGACCGTGCTGTACCGTGCCGCCGTGTTTCGGACACGGGGACCATCCTCAGCCAAGGGCTGAGCACTGTGTGTACACgtgggtgtgggtgtgggtgCACGTGTGGGTGCACGTGTGGCACGAAAAACCCTTTTGACTCAGGACTTTTGCCCCAAGGGGCTGAGGGCGCGGAGGGGGGGCCACGGCTGCGCCCGGGCAGCACCTCTGGGGATGTCTCGCCCAGCCTTGAGGCAGCCCCGAGGACGtttcccccagccccagggatgtttcccccagccctggggcagcaccGGGGACATCCCCCCCCACCTCGTGCCTGGCTTTTGGGGACATCACTCGCACTTTGGCCCCCGTCGGTCCCCCCGTGCTGCAGCGCCTGTAACACTAGGACGGGGGTTTGCTGGGCAGAGCCAGCAACACGCTGGAAATAAAGTTCCCAAAGGGATGATGGTGGCTCTGACCctgcctggagctgctggggggggtgggatccagccctgcccaccccctctGGGGTGAAGACCCCCAGCATGAGCCCTCCGCAAAGCGCTGGGGGGCTCCACTCAGCTCCCCGTCTGCCCCCGGGACAGGGGAGCTGCCACCAAGCCTGGGGGGTTCCTGCCCCTGCAGTGCCCAGGTCCCACCCCACCCCTGCTCaagggctcctggcagggctggggacccctGGTGGCCCCCCCTGGCCACATGTGTCCCCTGGGGTGCAAGCCCAGGGGGTAGGGCTGGAGCAGCGGGTGCTGCTCGGGACTTTTTTGGCCTCTCCATCTTCTCTCAGCCCTGCTGAGCCTCCTTCTGTTTCCTTATCTGGGCACTTCATGGCTCCAGGCCTGTTCTTCATCTTCCTGCCACCTTTTCTTTCTGGCTCGTTGTTCTCCTCCCCCCGAGGTCTGGGTGTCTGAAGGAACTGAATAACGATGGTGGGTCTGCACCGACAGCTCCTTAATCCCTCCCACGCTGCCACCGCTGCCACCACAACGTTGTTGGTGGCTTTTGCCCCAGGTCATGTGGGCACGGCCCCGAattggagggtggggggtggtgggtgctggctgGGCACCCCAGCAACCTCCCACAGGGTTCACCCCAAAGCGGTCCTGAGCCACAAATTCAgggtccagctctgctcctgcccctcCAGACCTACCCAGGGGACAGGTGACAAGTCATCCCATGACCTCAGGAAGGAGCCACCATGgtccccctcctccctgggctcTCATGGTCCTCACCCCAGTTGCCCACCACAGCGGTGATCCACCACCCTCCGCTCTCGGGTGCAAGGATGGCGCCAGTCCCGGGGCATCGGCGCTGgagttactggaaaaaaaaaagtcctgatgGATAAACAAACCCCAGGGTTTCCCTGTGGAGAGCAGCCAAAACTGGGATTATCCTGGATTagcccccagcccctccggcACCCAGGCTGGCTCCCGCAGCCCGTCCTGGCTGTGGGTCCCGCGGTGGGGGACGGTCCCAACCAGCTCCACGCTGGTtcaggctgcccagggctgcGCTTTATCCGCCCCCTGCCCCCGGTCTCTGCAGCGGGGTCTGTGTGGGGACCCCCAAACCTGGATGCTCCTGCAAGCTGGGGCAGCAACCCCCTCCCGTGCCCTCCGGGTCCCCCAGCTCATCCGAGAAATCAACCCTCCTCCGTCTCCGAGGAAGCCTTGGGGGTGAACGGCCGGAGCTCAGCGCCAGGTTACCCATCGCTGCGGATCCCCGAGACCAGCCCCATCCCCACGGCGCCTGCAGGAACTGGACTGGGCTGCAAACCAGTGCGCTGAATGGAGGAACCACTGGGAGCAAGTAGCTGGCGATGAGGACGGCGCTGGGGACACGGCGTGACATCTTCATCCAGCTTCGCTGCCGAACCCAGGGAAAAGAGAGCAACAGTTTAATCACATTTCATGCAAATGTTGAAGCCCTCGGTGCTTCTGAGACCGGAGCCGGGTGTTTTTAGGGCAGCGATGAATGAATCCGGTGGGATTCGGTAGCTTGTGAATGGTGCCGCATCGAAATGAAGTTACTCTTGAGAGCACCCGAGCTCCCCGGCCTCCCCACGCCGGCGATTTGGGAATTATCTCCCTGAGTCAGGATCTCAGCTGCCACCCGCTCCCCCGCTGGGGGTTTTGGCTCCGCACCCTGTATCCGGGTGCCTGAAATCCcaccccagggcagagctgggtgctctccctcctcttcccactgGGAATAAACAGAGAAGCCGGGTGTGTGGCACAAATCCTCCCTCAGGCACTGGGcagagaaataaatggaaaataccGAGGATTTATCCCCCATCTCTGAAGCCGAGAGGCAGCCAAGGCCCTGCCTGGGACCGGGGACGGTGATTTATGGGTGCAAAGGGATTAAGTGTCCTCTCCTCTGAGCTCCGGGCTGTCGCAAAGAGGCCGTGCGATGCCTGAGAGCCCACCTGAGCAGGGACAATGCGATTTGGCAGGTTTTAGACTGGAAAGAAAAGACTTGAGATCGTGAGAGCATTTAAATTCGAGGATGAACAACCCACAGCCTGATGCAGAGAGAGCTGGGAGCGTCTTCTTGCCCAGGGGCTGGAGGAATGATGTGGCCGAGCTGTGGGAGCATCTTCCCACGGGGAGCATGAGCtgtttggggggggcaggggagaaggcAGGAGCTGCAAGCGTGGCCGGTGTCCTGGGTACGGGTTTGCTACggcaccccagcagcacccatccACCCCCCTCCAGGGCCCAGAACATCTCCCGGGACACATCCCTGGGTACCCCCCGCCCTCCCAGCGCCTCCATAAATCTTCCCCTAAACTTTCACTAAAACCTTTTTCCTGCGTTTTCAGCCCAGAGATCTGACACACCCCCCCCGCGATGAATCCCTCCCGGCCGCACTGTCTGTGCCGGCGGGTCACGCTCGGCTGCCCTGGCCGCAGCGCGATGCCGACGCGGGGCTGTCAAGCCGGGCTGTGCCTTCCGTGTCTGGAGAGACGTgacagctccctccctccccgcctcaCGTATGCTCCGGACGGGGTTTGTTTGCTAAACAGCGCCGGGGAGATTATTCATCCAGGTTTTTTGCAGTTGACGGCAGCTTGGCTCTCACCGCAGAGCCGTGGCTTGTGCTCGTCTCGGGCAGCTCGTGGTCCCTCCCGTGCTCCAACCCGCGCCCTTGGCCTCAGAGCACCAACCCCCGTGGGCTCAGCGAGTCCCTTGAACCAGTGACGATGTTCTTGAGCTCAACCCGCAGCCCCAAAAGCAGAGAGAGGTGCTCTGCCCCGCTCATCCCTGAAATAAGGAGCTGGACTGGCCCACGAGGATGCTCCCGCAGCGTCCCCGTCCCGCTGCCCCGCGGCGCGCCCAGCTCTGCCCCAATTCCCGAGCGGAGCCGTCGTCTCCTCGTGTTTCGTGAGGatccccaccacccccctgggcatCCCCGCTCCCTGCCAGGGCCGGGGCTGCGCTGGCGTCGTGTGTCCCTCCACCTCGCCAAGCCTCCGCGGCTCCCGTGCGTCCCTCCACCTCGCCAAGCCTCCGCGGCTCCCGTGCGTCCCTACGCTGCCCGTTAGCTCTCAAGTGGTGAGAAATAAGAGCGCTGGAGCCAAAACCCCGCTCCGTGATGAGCAAGAAAGGTCTGTGGCTGCAGGGCCGGCAGCCGAGGAGCTGGGgagtgagctgggggggggcggctTGGAGAGCGTGGGGTGCATGGGAGGGTGTGGGAGGCTTGTGGGGTGAACACGAGTGTACTGGGGGACTGTGGAGTGTACTGGGGTGCTGTGGAGTGTGCTGGGGGACTGTGGAGTGTACTGGGGTGCTATGGAGTGTACTGGGGTGCTGTGGAGTGTACTGGGGTGCTATGGAGTGTACTGGGGGACTGTGGAGTGTACTGGGGTGCTGTGGAGTGTAGTGGGGTGCTATGGAGTGTACTGGAGGACTGTGGAGTATACTGGGGTGCTGTGGAGTGTACTGGGGTGCTATGGAGTGTGCTGGAGGACTGTGGAGTATACTGGGGTGCTGTGGAGTGTACTGGGGTGCTGTGGAGTGTGCTGGGGTGCTATGGAGTGTACTGGGATGATGTAGTGGGAGCCACGGAGCTACACAAGGTGTTGGGGCTTTGAGGACTCGGGAATTGCTCGACACACAGAGGGGTCGGGAGCCCTGGGAacggggctggggctggtttggggctggcagcggggctggctGAGCTGCCCGGAGGGGCTGTGGGGCTAATCCAGGCTAATCTGGGCTGATCCTACCCCTGGCCGGGCGCCCGGGCACAGGCACCTTCCCACACCTGGAAAATCCCGTGTGGCCCCGAGCCCTCCCATCCCTGGTCGCCTTCATAAGGGCCAGGGCCCGGCCCCGGCTCGTCCCTGGGGTGCTCCTGGCTGTGGTTGTCGTCCCAAATCCTCCGCCGTGATGAAGCTCTGGGTCGTCCTGCTGCTGGCCGGGCTCGCTTGCAGCTTGGCTACTGGCCAGGAGTCAGGCAGGTCCCCACGGGGACGTGGGGTGGCACAGGGGTGGTCCccggggggtgcaggaggggggtCAGGCCATCTTTTCAAGGGGTTGGGTGCAGAATGGGGGTGTCCTGGGTGCAGTGGGGGGTCCTGACACCCCACCGAAGAGGGTGATgccgtctctcttcctcctgcagaacCTCTGGATGAGACGACCCCCACAAGCCCCGGTGAGTCGGG
The window above is part of the Strix uralensis isolate ZFMK-TIS-50842 chromosome 33, bStrUra1, whole genome shotgun sequence genome. Proteins encoded here:
- the TESPA1 gene encoding protein TESPA1 isoform X1, whose protein sequence is MMACVCVPPPPRPPHSLLAPTQETHVTHGSATRWGQVTVPVSHGCLQETPGWAVTAGWWHRPSALCWGGFPGVWGPWDWGSVRGHPPALEHPLSPRSHPAPHRPRPRPRPHRPSCHAQVTRPTSGLPGWGQGGTSPGFCRSSVEAPPEELGLPGPYACGSNGTSFEDDLTLGAEALLLVGSDKATGRDKRLSLGHSMASSAPSSLTTKTSSSISEVLEWWQEDAEEILYNLGFVQSEPGAVARVPARFFSAPSRARGIDFQLFLKAQVRRMEMEDPCLMLASRFQQVQALAATADAFFCLYSYVSRTPVQRISPSHLTWACPHVPEIRVAPPQPAVLSPVERLKKAVATMCLYTSPRGEDSPRATSQVSPEPPSQPSALGKVVQEVLERAREDRFRFDPTDVLEGWGRDTGTAKHWQGAEECPPELPSPRVPACPRPSGEDAPACCGGEREPSPRPPLAGTSAGAAWGCLEPSCPHGQGSGDSPMAGAGDAPCPFGAGRLRAEERQPDDSNVTLSPTPGPPAPHAGWMWVTPEQPEGLGSEGDSGFGSGSWGPSPRRKAGSHRGDLRDPPASDTPRAGGHWARRSRGRRRGGPLDGLQSPRKGPSPQHPSWQEPVDSFELEEVLSPSEEEEEEEDDGAAREEAVRSLHSSVRLRRSLMLHTGSGQSDSSGFVEEPVPGQLPTAQLHGTDPRA
- the TESPA1 gene encoding protein TESPA1 isoform X3; translation: MEGASVLSPSWWQKRRAWARQSRCWRTTVVEEEVATAMHDGPELQPTHLDDVFLEGSPSSKIETWLRECGSSVEAPPEELGLPGPYACGSNGTSFEDDLTLGAEALLLVGSDKATGRDKRLSLGHSMASSAPSSLTTKTSSSISEVLEWWQEDAEEILYNLGFVQSEPGAVARVPARFFSAPSRARGIDFQLFLKAQVRRMEMEDPCLMLASRFQQVQALAATADAFFCLYSYVSRTPVQRISPSHLTWACPHVPEIRVAPPQPAVLSPVERLKKAVATMCLYTSPRGEDSPRATSQVSPEPPSQPSALGKVVQEVLERAREDRFRFDPTDVLEGWGRDTGTAKHWQGAEECPPELPSPRVPACPRPSGEDAPACCGGEREPSPRPPLAGTSAGAAWGCLEPSCPHGQGSGDSPMAGAGDAPCPFGAGRLRAEERQPDDSNVTLSPTPGPPAPHAGWMWVTPEQPEGLGSEGDSGFGSGSWGPSPRRKAGSHRGDLRDPPASDTPRAGGHWARRSRGRRRGGPLDGLQSPRKGPSPQHPSWQEPVDSFELEEVLSPSEEEEEEEDDGAAREEAVRSLHSSVRLRRSLMLHTGSGQSDSSGFVEEPVPGQLPTAQLHGTDPRA
- the TESPA1 gene encoding protein TESPA1 isoform X2; translation: MMACVCVPPPPRPPHSLLAPTQETHVTHGSATRWGQVTVPVSHGCLQETPGWAVTAGWWHRPSALCWGGFPGVWGPWDWGSVRGHPPALEHPLSPRSHPAPHRPRPRPRPHRPSCHAQVTRPTSGLPGWGQGGTSPGFCRSSVEAPPEELGLPGPYACGSNGTSFEDDLTLGAEALLLVGSDKATGRDKRLSLGHSMASSAPSSLTTKTSSSISEVLEWWQEDAEEILYNLGFVQSEPGAVARVPARFFSAPSRARGIDFQLFLKAQVRRMEMEDPCLMLASRFQQVQALAATADAFFCLYSYVSRTPVQRISPSHLTWACPHVPEIRVAPPQPAVLSPVERLKKAVATMCLYTSPRGEDSPRATSQVSPEPPSQPSALGKVVQEVLERAREDRFRFDPTDVLEGWGRDTGTAKHWQGAEECPPELPSPRVPACPRPSGEDAPACCGGEREPSPRPPLAGTSAGAAWGCLEPSCPHGQGSGDSPMAGAGDAPCPFGAGRLRAEERQPDDSNVTLSPTPGPPAPHAGWMWVTPEQPEGLGSEGDSGFGSGSWGPSPRRKAGSHRGDLRDPPASDTPRAGGHWARRSRGRRRGGPLDGLQSPRKGPSPQHPSWQEPVDSFELEELLTHPACRC